One segment of Macrotis lagotis isolate mMagLag1 chromosome 1, bilby.v1.9.chrom.fasta, whole genome shotgun sequence DNA contains the following:
- the LOC141488936 gene encoding uncharacterized protein C8orf48-like — protein sequence MQSSQNGKKMPLNVRDKNRPVESDRICSFDLPDTSENSETITEEENCKQTEGKSSNALGSSGQNKTLSHTPGRNNVSRKQTNLKNEIKLLNATDSNALEKKWFKKWLNFLKTRENNTSPNQRGTKFHKEIGEITDVELDALRSFCTVMIKLMCKQRNKSKAKKLQRKSEVEKPGSDKLNLVVPVQQIHRFSLQDPKAYVRKMAGIKEHSSDRNKKRELRQAVLPIKKKANLESTRSEEIMEEYKYIKDILLLIGEIHKHLPKLSHDPEKIWKRLNKAGHSK from the coding sequence ATGCAGTCTTCCCAAAACGGCAAAAAAATGCCTCTAAACGTGCGTGATAAAAATAGACCCGTGGAGTCAGATCGCATTTGCAGTTTTGACCTTCCCGATACTAGTGAGAACTCTGAGACCataacagaggaagaaaactgtAAGCAAACTGAAGGCAAATCCTCTAACGCATTGGGTTCCTCAGGACAAAACAAGACCTTGTCCCACACCCCTGGGAGAAATAACGTGAGTAGGAAGCAgacaaatttaaagaatgaaatcaaaTTGTTGAATGCGACAGACTCCaatgctttagaaaaaaaatggtttaAGAAATGGCTTAATTTTCTCAAGACCAGAGAAAATAATACTTCCCCAAACCAACGAGGCACCAAGTTCCACAAAGAAATTGGGGAAATAACGGATGTTGAATTGGATGCCCTGCGCTCTTTTTGTACCGTTATGATAAAATTGATGTGtaagcagagaaataaaagtaaagcTAAAAAGCTGCAGCGTAAATCGGAGGTAGAAAAGCCTGGGTCAGATAAGTTGAACCTCGTTGTGCCTGTTCAACAAATACACAGATTCAGTCTTCAAGATCCAAAGGCATATGTGAGAAAAATGGCAGGAATCAAAGAACATAGCTCTGACCGAAACAAGAAAAGAGAACTTAGACAAGCTGTCTTACCGATCAAGAAAAAGGCCAACCTAGAATCAACTCGATCAGAAGAGATAATGGAAGAATACAAATATATCAAAGATATTCTCCTCCTTATTGGAGAAATCCATAAACACCTCCCCAAGCTTTCACATGACccagaaaaaatctggaaaagacTAAATAAAGCAGGTCATTCTAAATAG